One region of Catenuloplanes indicus genomic DNA includes:
- a CDS encoding amidohydrolase: MSVLYRSGVVHSAADPRATALLVVDGKIAWLGADDDAPSADRVVDLDGGLVTPAFVDAHVHATSTGLNLAGLDLTAARSARDVLDAVAAKAGELPADGVLLGHGWDESTWESPELPSAHEIGVAAGGRRVYLSQVSVHSALVSSALLEADPTITAAAGFDSSGWLRVDAHHTVRDLALASVTPAQRRHAQHVALAHAATLGIGAVHECGGPRISSEDDFTDVLAAGGPAHGHPEVFGYWGELGAAAKARELGAVGAGGDLFADGALGSRTAYLEHAYADEPGSRGHGYLTAAQVRDHLLDCHAHGMQGGFHAIGDAAIGAVLAGIGEAAEKVGNEAVRAARHRIEHAELLDRTLIARMVEHGVVASVQPAFDRLWGGGTRMYAARLGRERALTANPFAAMHNVGVPLAFGSDAPVTPLDPWGTVRAAVHHHTPHSRMGVRAAFAAHTRGGWRALPGTVAGGAVEPGAPATFAVWDAVADLAAAVESTPVCRRTVVHGSTIHDI, from the coding sequence ATGAGCGTTCTCTACAGGAGCGGCGTCGTCCATTCCGCCGCGGATCCGCGGGCGACCGCACTGCTCGTCGTCGACGGGAAGATCGCCTGGCTGGGCGCGGACGATGACGCGCCGTCCGCGGACCGGGTCGTCGACCTGGACGGCGGGCTGGTCACGCCCGCGTTCGTGGACGCGCACGTGCACGCCACGTCGACCGGCCTGAACCTGGCCGGCCTGGACCTGACCGCGGCCCGGTCCGCGCGCGACGTGCTGGACGCGGTCGCGGCCAAGGCCGGCGAGCTGCCTGCGGACGGGGTGCTGCTCGGCCACGGCTGGGACGAGTCGACGTGGGAGTCGCCGGAGCTGCCGTCCGCGCACGAGATCGGCGTGGCCGCCGGCGGCCGGCGCGTCTACCTGTCGCAGGTGTCCGTGCACTCCGCGCTGGTGTCGTCCGCGCTGCTGGAGGCCGACCCGACGATCACGGCCGCGGCCGGGTTCGACTCCTCCGGCTGGTTGCGCGTCGACGCCCACCACACGGTCCGCGACCTTGCCCTGGCATCGGTCACGCCGGCGCAGCGCCGGCACGCGCAGCACGTCGCGCTCGCCCACGCGGCCACGCTCGGCATCGGTGCGGTCCACGAGTGCGGCGGCCCGCGGATCTCCAGTGAGGACGACTTCACCGACGTGCTCGCCGCGGGCGGCCCGGCGCACGGCCACCCGGAGGTGTTCGGCTACTGGGGCGAGCTCGGCGCGGCCGCGAAGGCGAGGGAGCTGGGCGCGGTCGGGGCCGGCGGTGACCTGTTCGCGGACGGCGCGCTCGGTTCCCGGACCGCGTACCTGGAGCACGCGTACGCGGACGAGCCCGGCAGCCGCGGTCACGGCTACCTGACCGCGGCACAGGTCCGCGATCATCTGCTGGACTGTCACGCGCACGGGATGCAGGGCGGGTTCCACGCGATCGGGGACGCCGCGATCGGCGCGGTCCTGGCCGGGATCGGCGAGGCCGCGGAGAAGGTCGGCAACGAGGCGGTCCGGGCGGCCCGGCACCGCATCGAGCACGCGGAGCTGCTGGACCGGACGCTGATCGCCCGGATGGTCGAGCACGGCGTGGTGGCGTCCGTGCAGCCGGCGTTCGACCGGCTGTGGGGCGGCGGGACGCGGATGTACGCGGCCCGGCTCGGCCGGGAGCGGGCGCTGACCGCGAACCCGTTCGCCGCCATGCACAACGTGGGCGTACCGCTGGCATTCGGGTCGGATGCGCCGGTGACGCCGCTGGACCCGTGGGGCACGGTCCGCGCGGCCGTGCACCACCACACCCCGCACAGCCGGATGGGGGTGCGGGCCGCGTTCGCCGCGCACACCCGCGGCGGCTGGCGGGCGCTGCCGGGCACGGTGGCCGGTGGCGCGGTCGAGCCGGGCGCACCGGCGACGTTCGCGGTCTGGGACGCGGTGGCGGACCTGGCCGCCGCGGTCGAGTCGACGCCGGTGTGCCGGCGGACCGTGGTGCACGGGAGCACGATCCACGACATCTGA
- a CDS encoding lysine 5,6-aminomutase subunit alpha, with protein MAGKLDLDPELVARARTLAARAGRPVVDLARTHTTVSVERAMLRLFGLTGADADGTPWVNRLTDAVTAQTGLTHGVVLPVLHALRRFQPLSAPAAAYGDGLRTLAEKAPSIDFTLPSGRDAVTVRNAAGRLARHAVKRLDAARATRERLIRRYGDPPRRPWIYLIVATGDIHEDVPQAVAAARAGADVIAVIRSTGQSLLDYVPEGATREGFAGTYATRENFRLMRAALDGVSRELGRYVRLTNYASGLCMPEIAALAGLERLDMMLNDSMYGILFRDINPIRTFVDQRFSRQIHARAGIIINTGEDNYLTTADAVTEAHTVTVSQLLNEYFAHEAGLADAQLGLGHAFEIDPDLPDSLRLEIAHALLARELFPDAPLKWMPPTKHMTGDVFRGNLLDGMFNLVGALTGQQILLVGMMTEAVVTPWLSDRDIALQNVRYVLSAAGNMAEDLVPAPGGFVQRRAHTVLAEAVALLERIVDESLLTAIGRGTFGIMKRPPDRGRGLSGVAPISQMYHNPFEGLLS; from the coding sequence ATGGCCGGGAAGCTCGATCTGGACCCGGAGCTGGTGGCGCGGGCCCGGACGTTGGCGGCGCGGGCCGGGCGGCCGGTCGTCGACCTGGCCCGCACGCACACCACGGTCAGCGTGGAGCGGGCGATGCTGCGCCTGTTCGGGCTGACCGGCGCGGACGCGGACGGCACGCCGTGGGTGAACCGGCTGACCGACGCGGTGACCGCGCAGACCGGCCTGACCCACGGCGTGGTGCTGCCGGTGCTGCACGCGCTGCGCCGGTTCCAGCCGCTGTCGGCACCCGCGGCCGCGTACGGTGACGGGTTGCGGACGCTGGCGGAGAAGGCGCCGTCGATCGATTTCACGCTGCCGTCCGGCCGGGACGCGGTGACCGTGCGGAACGCGGCCGGGCGGTTGGCCCGGCACGCGGTGAAACGGCTGGACGCGGCCCGGGCGACCCGGGAGCGGCTGATCCGGCGGTACGGGGACCCGCCGCGCCGGCCGTGGATCTACCTGATCGTGGCGACCGGTGACATCCACGAGGACGTCCCGCAGGCGGTCGCGGCGGCCCGGGCCGGTGCGGACGTGATCGCGGTGATCCGGTCGACCGGCCAGTCACTGCTGGACTACGTGCCGGAGGGCGCGACCCGGGAGGGCTTCGCCGGCACGTACGCGACGCGGGAGAACTTCCGGCTGATGCGGGCCGCGCTGGACGGCGTGTCCAGGGAGCTGGGCCGGTACGTGCGGCTGACGAACTACGCCAGCGGCCTGTGCATGCCGGAGATCGCGGCGCTGGCCGGGCTGGAACGGCTGGACATGATGCTCAACGACAGCATGTACGGGATCCTGTTCCGGGACATCAACCCGATCCGGACGTTCGTCGACCAGCGGTTCTCCCGGCAGATCCACGCCCGCGCCGGGATCATCATCAACACCGGTGAGGACAACTACCTGACCACCGCGGACGCGGTCACCGAGGCGCACACCGTGACGGTGTCGCAGTTGCTCAACGAGTACTTCGCGCACGAGGCCGGGCTGGCCGACGCGCAGCTCGGGCTCGGGCACGCGTTCGAGATCGACCCGGACCTGCCGGACTCGCTGCGCCTGGAGATCGCGCACGCGCTGCTGGCCCGGGAACTGTTCCCGGACGCGCCGCTGAAGTGGATGCCGCCGACGAAGCACATGACCGGGGACGTGTTCCGCGGGAACCTGCTCGACGGCATGTTCAACCTGGTCGGCGCGCTGACCGGGCAGCAGATCCTGCTGGTCGGGATGATGACCGAGGCGGTGGTGACGCCGTGGCTGTCCGACCGGGACATCGCGCTGCAGAACGTGCGGTACGTGCTGTCCGCGGCCGGGAACATGGCCGAGGACCTGGTGCCGGCGCCGGGCGGGTTCGTGCAGCGGCGCGCGCACACGGTGCTGGCGGAGGCGGTCGCGCTACTGGAACGGATCGTGGACGAGTCGCTGCTGACCGCGATCGGCCGCGGCACGTTCGGGATCATGAAGCGGCCGCCGGACCGGGGGCGCGGGCTGTCCGGCGTGGCCCCGATATCGCAGATGTACCACAATCCGTTCGAGGGGTTGCTGTCATGA
- a CDS encoding OAM dimerization domain-containing protein, with protein MKVRPYGDTTGDGMVQTSFTLPVPAGKRADGAALQLAAAMGLDPAMLVHARPVGAGHTFFVVYGRVRHLVDLDAVRVTARDYPLLSAAAVNAAVRRRLRRKLTVVGACIGTDAHTVGIDAILNLKGVAGEKGLECYRELSVTNLGAQVPIADLVEAAAGADAVLVSQVVTQRDAHLHNVRELAAAFRTRPGRRPLLIVGGPRFDETMAADLGVDRIFGRGTTPREVASYLVHRLAA; from the coding sequence ATGAAGGTCCGGCCCTACGGGGACACCACCGGCGACGGGATGGTGCAGACGTCGTTCACGCTGCCCGTCCCGGCCGGGAAACGCGCCGACGGCGCCGCCCTGCAACTCGCGGCCGCGATGGGCCTGGACCCGGCGATGCTGGTGCACGCGCGGCCGGTCGGTGCCGGGCACACGTTCTTCGTCGTCTACGGCCGGGTCCGGCACCTCGTCGACCTGGACGCGGTGCGGGTCACCGCGCGCGACTACCCGCTGCTGTCCGCGGCCGCGGTCAACGCCGCGGTCCGGCGCCGGCTGCGCCGCAAGCTCACGGTCGTCGGCGCGTGCATCGGCACCGACGCGCACACCGTCGGCATCGACGCGATCCTCAACCTCAAGGGCGTCGCGGGGGAGAAGGGCCTGGAGTGCTACCGGGAACTGTCCGTGACGAACCTCGGCGCGCAGGTGCCGATCGCGGACCTGGTCGAGGCGGCCGCCGGTGCGGACGCGGTCCTGGTGTCCCAGGTGGTCACCCAGCGCGACGCCCACCTGCACAACGTGCGGGAGCTGGCCGCGGCGTTCCGGACCCGGCCGGGCCGGCGTCCGCTGCTGATCGTCGGCGGCCCCCGGTTCGACGAGACGATGGCCGCGGACCTCGGCGTCGACCGGATCTTCGGGCGCGGCACCACGCCCCGGGAGGTCGCCTCCTACCTCGTGCACCGGCTCGCCGCATGA
- the lnt gene encoding apolipoprotein N-acyltransferase: protein MTKVDTAPEAGTAPTRQDRPVIRPLWASILAAALAGLALLTSFPPYGQWWLAPAGVALLALAVHGRRMRAGAGLGFIAGLLMFAPMISWTNIHVGNVPWLLLSVLEAGYLALMGAAYAYAAPLADRRRWLTPLLIGTLWVAQEALRSRTPFGGFPWGKLAFGQGEVPLLRWAVLGGAPLVTFMVAVTGGLVATAALTVLRRAGDAVPSKRFLAPVAWVAGAVVAALAGALVPVARPAGDPVTVAFVQGNVPRLGFDFNAQRLAVLDNHVRGTLDLAARVAAGQEKRPDLVVWPENASDVDPLNSQVAAAQISRAADAIGSPILVGGVTDGSTPRNVRNIGVLWWPDRGADLDQLYVKRHPVPFAEYIPLRSIARMVSKEVDRVSRDFEPGDRPGVVDSGATVIGDVICFEIAYDGLVRDVVTGGAQILAVQTNNATFNTAEAEQQLAMVQLRAVEHGRDTLMASTVGVSAFVGADGHVHDRTVFNTAAVVVRDLTESTATTVATRLAYWPELVLTVIGLGLLAGAATIRLRRP, encoded by the coding sequence GTGACGAAGGTCGACACAGCCCCGGAGGCCGGCACCGCACCCACCCGGCAGGACCGGCCGGTGATCCGCCCGCTGTGGGCGTCGATCCTCGCCGCGGCGCTGGCCGGGCTGGCGCTGCTGACGTCGTTCCCGCCGTACGGGCAGTGGTGGCTCGCCCCGGCCGGCGTCGCGCTGCTGGCGCTGGCCGTGCACGGGCGGCGGATGCGGGCCGGGGCCGGCCTCGGATTCATCGCCGGCCTGCTCATGTTCGCCCCGATGATCAGCTGGACGAACATCCACGTCGGGAACGTGCCGTGGCTGCTGCTGTCCGTGCTGGAGGCCGGCTACCTCGCCCTGATGGGCGCGGCCTACGCGTACGCCGCGCCGCTCGCCGACCGGCGGCGCTGGCTGACCCCGCTGCTCATCGGCACGCTGTGGGTGGCGCAGGAGGCGCTGCGGTCCCGGACGCCGTTCGGTGGGTTCCCGTGGGGCAAGCTCGCGTTCGGGCAGGGCGAGGTGCCGCTGCTGCGCTGGGCCGTGCTCGGCGGCGCGCCGCTGGTCACGTTCATGGTCGCGGTCACCGGCGGGCTCGTCGCCACCGCCGCGCTCACCGTGCTGCGCCGCGCCGGCGACGCCGTACCGTCGAAGCGCTTTCTTGCCCCGGTGGCGTGGGTGGCCGGCGCGGTCGTGGCCGCGCTCGCCGGTGCGCTCGTCCCGGTCGCCCGGCCGGCCGGTGACCCGGTCACCGTCGCGTTCGTGCAGGGCAACGTGCCGCGGCTCGGCTTCGACTTCAACGCGCAGCGGCTCGCCGTCCTCGACAACCACGTCCGGGGCACGCTCGACCTGGCCGCCCGCGTCGCCGCCGGCCAGGAGAAACGGCCGGACCTGGTGGTCTGGCCGGAGAACGCCAGCGACGTCGACCCGCTCAACAGCCAGGTCGCGGCCGCGCAGATCTCCCGCGCCGCCGACGCGATCGGCTCGCCGATCCTGGTCGGCGGCGTCACCGACGGCTCCACGCCGCGCAACGTGCGCAACATCGGCGTGCTGTGGTGGCCGGACCGAGGCGCCGACCTGGACCAGCTCTACGTCAAACGGCACCCGGTCCCGTTCGCGGAGTACATCCCGCTGCGGTCGATCGCGCGGATGGTGAGCAAAGAGGTCGACCGGGTCAGCCGCGACTTCGAACCCGGCGACCGGCCCGGCGTCGTCGACAGCGGAGCGACCGTGATCGGCGACGTCATCTGCTTCGAGATCGCCTACGACGGCCTGGTCCGCGACGTCGTGACCGGCGGCGCGCAGATCCTCGCCGTGCAGACCAACAACGCCACGTTCAACACCGCCGAGGCCGAGCAGCAGCTGGCCATGGTGCAGCTGCGTGCCGTCGAGCACGGCCGGGACACACTGATGGCCTCCACGGTCGGCGTGTCCGCGTTCGTCGGCGCGGACGGGCACGTGCACGACCGGACCGTGTTCAACACCGCCGCGGTCGTGGTCCGCGACCTGACCGAGAGCACCGCGACGACCGTCGCGACCCGGCTGGCGTACTGGCCGGAACTGGTCCTCACCGTGATCGGCCTCGGGCTGCTGGCCGGCGCCGCGACGATCCGGCTGCGGCGGCCGTAA
- a CDS encoding FxsA family protein — translation MQATPVTSPRRGRLLTWAPLGLAGFAVAEIAVFLLIAHQIGYFTTILAGLLLSAVGGLVLRREGIRGWRRFRDAARGGRHPGTEGADGVIGIVAGLLLSVPGFLTDLAGLLLIIPPIRALARRSLIRRAERRMTSAQAGDLFGPRRVRPANDYAHAEPKPAPTSAGNTGTASGDEVIEGEIV, via the coding sequence ATGCAAGCCACCCCGGTGACCAGCCCGCGGCGCGGCCGCCTGCTCACCTGGGCGCCGCTCGGCCTCGCCGGGTTCGCGGTCGCCGAGATCGCCGTCTTCCTCCTCATCGCCCATCAGATCGGCTATTTCACCACGATCCTGGCCGGGCTGCTGCTGTCCGCGGTCGGCGGTCTCGTGCTGCGCCGCGAGGGGATCCGCGGCTGGCGCCGCTTCCGGGACGCGGCCCGTGGCGGGCGGCACCCCGGCACCGAGGGCGCCGACGGCGTCATCGGCATCGTCGCCGGCCTGCTGCTGTCCGTCCCCGGCTTCCTCACCGACCTGGCCGGCCTGCTGCTGATCATCCCCCCGATCCGCGCGCTGGCCCGCCGCTCCCTGATCCGCCGCGCCGAACGCCGCATGACCTCCGCCCAGGCCGGCGACCTGTTCGGCCCCCGCCGCGTCCGCCCCGCCAACGACTACGCCCACGCCGAGCCGAAACCCGCCCCCACCAGCGCCGGCAACACCGGCACGGCTTCCGGCGACGAGGTCATCGAAGGCGAGATCGTCTAA
- a CDS encoding RNA polymerase-binding protein RbpA — protein sequence MGERMLRGSRLGAVSYESDRNTELAPRQTREYLCAKGHRFEVPFAVDAEVPITWECKFDGSVARLVDGTEPEQKKVKPPRTHWDMLLERRSIAELEDILQERLQEVRARRGQVA from the coding sequence ATGGGCGAGCGCATGTTGCGCGGCAGCCGTCTGGGCGCAGTCAGCTACGAGTCGGACCGCAACACGGAGCTGGCGCCCCGGCAGACGCGCGAGTACCTGTGCGCGAAGGGCCACCGCTTCGAGGTGCCGTTCGCGGTCGACGCCGAGGTCCCGATCACCTGGGAGTGCAAGTTCGACGGCAGCGTCGCACGCCTGGTCGACGGCACCGAGCCGGAGCAGAAGAAGGTCAAGCCCCCGCGCACCCACTGGGACATGCTGCTGGAGCGCCGCTCCATCGCGGAGCTGGAGGACATCCTCCAGGAGCGCCTGCAGGAGGTCCGGGCCCGCCGCGGCCAGGTCGCCTGA
- a CDS encoding serine/threonine protein kinase: protein METAEEITRPCAHCGRPVPQKASAGRPFRYCRDNDGECQRASRASRMRQRSAPGLAGQVARTWEAVDRLDQLVTTLSDALHAELSPAGVERQLAEVRAETAAQVAAAHSARDEAREDADAARSAATLAAHDAAAAREEAAEADRRAEAAGARATAAESAAREARAARLAAEQAATGAEALRRQAADDLDTARAEVTALRRELESERRYQDELSRDLEITRAARAALTTDLERAADAHAAVEARLRESVTALAAAHGDLATSREETAAARRDLAAQEQQTKDREADTVRVRAALAAENARVAQLTTELADARALAGAVAARDGEIARLNDQLTTLRAERDAAVAQAGQLAGQVSNLASALANLGSRSALGGPDSG, encoded by the coding sequence ATGGAGACGGCGGAAGAGATCACGCGTCCGTGTGCGCACTGTGGCCGGCCGGTGCCGCAGAAGGCGAGCGCGGGACGCCCGTTCCGCTACTGCCGGGACAACGACGGCGAGTGCCAGCGCGCGTCCCGGGCGTCACGGATGCGGCAGCGGTCCGCGCCCGGCCTGGCCGGCCAGGTGGCCCGTACCTGGGAGGCGGTCGACCGGCTCGATCAGCTGGTGACCACGCTCAGCGACGCGCTGCACGCGGAACTCTCCCCGGCCGGGGTGGAACGGCAGCTGGCCGAGGTCCGCGCGGAGACGGCCGCGCAGGTCGCGGCCGCGCACTCGGCCCGGGACGAGGCCCGCGAGGACGCCGACGCGGCCCGCTCCGCCGCGACCCTCGCCGCGCACGATGCCGCGGCCGCGCGGGAGGAGGCGGCCGAGGCGGACCGGCGGGCCGAGGCGGCCGGGGCCCGCGCAACCGCGGCCGAGTCCGCCGCCCGCGAGGCACGCGCGGCCCGGCTCGCGGCGGAGCAGGCCGCGACCGGCGCGGAGGCGCTGCGCCGGCAGGCCGCCGACGACCTCGACACCGCCCGTGCCGAGGTGACCGCGCTGCGCCGGGAGCTGGAGTCGGAGCGCCGCTACCAGGACGAGCTGTCCCGCGACCTGGAGATCACCCGCGCCGCCCGGGCCGCGCTCACCACCGACCTGGAGCGGGCCGCGGACGCGCACGCCGCGGTCGAGGCACGGCTGCGCGAGTCGGTGACCGCGCTCGCGGCCGCGCACGGCGACCTGGCCACGTCCCGCGAGGAGACCGCCGCCGCCCGCCGCGACCTCGCCGCCCAGGAGCAGCAGACCAAGGACCGAGAGGCCGACACGGTACGCGTCCGCGCCGCGCTCGCCGCGGAGAACGCCCGGGTGGCGCAACTCACCACCGAACTCGCCGACGCCCGCGCGCTGGCCGGTGCGGTCGCGGCCCGGGACGGCGAGATCGCCCGGTTGAACGACCAGCTCACCACGCTGCGTGCGGAGCGTGACGCGGCGGTGGCGCAGGCCGGTCAGCTGGCCGGCCAGGTCTCCAACCTGGCGTCCGCGCTGGCGAACCTGGGCAGCCGGTCCGCGCTTGGCGGGCCCGATTCGGGGTAG
- a CDS encoding ABC transporter ATP-binding protein produces MSMEMTAWNSLYHAMNAQQGQRPFSRATLRRILAFARPHRRKLAAFLAVGVLTALLAVAAPVLAGRVVNAIVDGAPFGTVLTLALLIGAIAIAEAGLGLVNRWLSAGIGEGLILDLRTAVFDHVQRQPVAFFTRTRTGALVSRLNNDVIGAQRAFSDTLSGVVGNTVTLLLTLVVMIGISWQITLLALVLLPVFVFPARRMGGRIARLEREAAAHNSAMSTQMTERFSAPGATLIKLFGRPSAESAEFATRARRVRDIGVRTAMVQWVFITALTLVSTLALAVVYGVGGFYSLRGQLDAGAVVSMALLITRLYAPLTALASARVEVMSALVSFDRVFEILDLRPLIEEPAAPKPVPDGPLSVEFDKVRFAYPAADKVSLASLEEVAVLDTRGGTEVLHEVSFTAAAGEMIALVGSSGAGKSTIAQLLPRLYDVDSGAVRIGGVDVRDLGFADLRDTLGLVTQDGHLFHESVRANLLLARPEAGEDELWDVLRRARLDDLVASLPDGLDTIVGERGYRLSGGERQRLTIARLLLARPRVVVLDEATAHLDNTSEAAVQAALAEALAGRTAVVIAHRLSTVRAADQILVVEAGNIVERGRHEELLAAGGRYAELYRTQFAAGGAPEPATVAG; encoded by the coding sequence ATGAGCATGGAGATGACCGCGTGGAACTCGCTGTACCACGCGATGAACGCCCAACAGGGGCAGAGACCGTTCAGCCGGGCCACGCTGCGGCGCATCCTCGCGTTCGCCCGCCCGCACCGACGTAAACTCGCCGCGTTCCTCGCGGTCGGCGTGCTCACCGCGCTGCTCGCGGTCGCGGCGCCGGTGCTGGCCGGGCGGGTCGTCAACGCGATCGTCGACGGCGCGCCGTTCGGCACCGTTCTCACGCTCGCGCTGCTGATCGGCGCGATCGCGATCGCCGAGGCCGGGCTCGGCCTGGTCAACCGGTGGCTGTCGGCCGGGATCGGCGAGGGGCTGATCCTCGACCTGCGGACCGCCGTGTTCGACCACGTGCAGCGCCAGCCGGTCGCGTTCTTCACCCGCACCCGCACCGGCGCGCTGGTCAGCCGCCTCAACAACGACGTCATCGGCGCACAGCGGGCGTTCTCCGACACGTTGTCCGGTGTGGTCGGCAACACCGTCACGCTGCTGCTCACGCTGGTTGTCATGATCGGCATCTCGTGGCAGATCACGCTGCTGGCGCTGGTGTTGCTGCCGGTGTTCGTGTTCCCGGCCCGGCGGATGGGCGGGCGGATCGCCCGGCTGGAACGGGAGGCGGCCGCGCACAACTCGGCGATGAGCACCCAGATGACCGAGCGGTTCTCCGCGCCCGGCGCCACCCTGATCAAGCTGTTCGGGCGGCCGTCCGCGGAGTCGGCCGAGTTCGCCACCCGCGCCCGCCGGGTCCGGGACATCGGCGTGCGTACCGCGATGGTGCAGTGGGTGTTCATCACCGCGCTGACGCTGGTGTCCACGCTCGCCCTCGCGGTCGTCTACGGCGTCGGCGGGTTCTACTCGCTGCGCGGGCAGCTCGACGCCGGTGCGGTCGTGTCCATGGCACTGCTGATCACCCGGCTGTACGCGCCGCTGACCGCGCTCGCGTCCGCCCGGGTCGAGGTGATGAGCGCGCTGGTCAGCTTCGACCGGGTCTTCGAGATCCTCGACCTGCGGCCGCTGATCGAGGAGCCGGCCGCGCCGAAGCCGGTGCCGGACGGGCCGTTGTCCGTCGAGTTCGACAAGGTGCGGTTCGCGTACCCGGCCGCGGACAAGGTGTCGCTGGCGTCGCTGGAGGAGGTGGCGGTCCTCGACACCCGCGGCGGCACCGAGGTGCTGCACGAGGTGTCGTTCACCGCCGCGGCCGGGGAGATGATCGCGCTGGTCGGGTCGTCCGGTGCCGGGAAGTCGACGATCGCGCAGCTGCTGCCGCGGCTCTACGACGTGGACTCCGGCGCGGTCCGGATCGGCGGCGTCGACGTGCGCGACCTCGGCTTCGCCGACCTGCGCGACACGCTCGGGCTGGTCACCCAGGACGGGCACCTGTTCCACGAGTCGGTCCGGGCGAACCTGCTGCTGGCCCGGCCGGAGGCGGGGGAGGACGAGCTGTGGGACGTGCTGCGCCGCGCCCGCCTCGACGACCTGGTCGCGTCGCTGCCGGACGGGCTGGACACGATCGTCGGTGAGCGCGGCTACCGGCTGTCCGGCGGCGAACGGCAGCGGCTGACCATCGCCCGGCTGCTGCTGGCCCGGCCGCGCGTCGTCGTGCTGGACGAGGCGACCGCGCACCTGGACAACACGTCCGAGGCCGCGGTGCAGGCCGCGCTCGCCGAGGCGCTCGCCGGGCGGACCGCGGTGGTGATCGCGCACCGGCTGTCGACGGTTCGCGCCGCCGACCAGATCCTCGTCGTCGAGGCCGGGAACATCGTCGAACGCGGCCGGCACGAGGAACTGCTCGCGGCCGGTGGGCGGTACGCGGAGCTGTACCGGACGCAGTTCGCGGCCGGCGGCGCACCGGAGCCGGCCACGGTCGCCGGGTGA
- a CDS encoding carbonic anhydrase, which translates to MSEVTAPKIARTPAAALDDLIAGNERFVTGVSVHPNQDAARRATLVDAQAPKAVLFGCSDSRLAAEIIFDQGLGDLFVVRTAGHVVGREVLGSIEYAVSVLHTPLIVVLGHNSCGAVQAAREAEATGASPTGHLRAVVDALIPSVELSAARGVTDVDGIVDVHIQSTVDQLRANSAALAGAVYAGTCAIVGMSYQLDAGRARLITPDPR; encoded by the coding sequence GTGAGCGAAGTGACGGCACCGAAGATCGCCCGGACCCCGGCCGCGGCGCTGGACGACCTGATCGCCGGTAACGAACGATTCGTCACCGGCGTCAGCGTCCACCCGAACCAGGACGCGGCCCGCCGCGCCACGCTCGTCGACGCGCAGGCGCCGAAGGCCGTGCTGTTCGGCTGCTCCGACTCCCGCCTCGCCGCCGAGATCATCTTCGATCAGGGGCTCGGTGACCTGTTCGTCGTCCGTACCGCCGGGCACGTCGTCGGGCGCGAGGTGCTCGGCAGCATCGAGTACGCCGTGTCGGTGCTGCACACGCCGCTGATCGTGGTCCTCGGGCACAACTCGTGTGGTGCGGTGCAGGCCGCGCGGGAGGCGGAGGCGACCGGCGCGTCCCCGACCGGGCACCTGCGCGCGGTCGTCGACGCGCTGATCCCGAGCGTGGAACTGTCCGCGGCGCGCGGTGTCACGGACGTCGACGGGATAGTGGACGTGCACATCCAGAGCACCGTCGACCAGCTCCGGGCGAACTCGGCCGCGCTCGCCGGCGCGGTCTACGCCGGCACGTGCGCGATCGTCGGCATGTCCTACCAGCTCGACGCGGGCCGTGCCCGGCTGATCACACCCGACCCGCGCTGA